A window of Phragmites australis chromosome 2, lpPhrAust1.1, whole genome shotgun sequence genomic DNA:
GCGGGAGCTCAGTGGTGCCTTGTGGGATGACACCACCAACTCCATCGTACTGGAGAACGAGCACTACAAAGGCCACATAAAAGTAATTTAAGTTAAAATGTTGTAGGCTTATGTTACCAATTTGTTGTAACCAATTCATGTTTTCTTGTAGGATCACCCTACTGATGCTGAATACCTTAATAAACCTCTTGAGAACTATGACCAGATGGCTGCCATATTCTGTACTGGACAGGCCACCGGGAGGTATGCCATGGGCTCCAATGAGCCTTTGGGAGCTCCTTCCGATGTGATCGATAGCGATGAGAAAGCTGGCCCTATTTCCAATGTCATCAGTGGAGGGTTCAGCTTTGCCGGGGGCCTTGCTGCGGATGTTGAGGACACCAACACCAATACCCCTCCATCCACCTGGACTCCATCGAATGCCTCTGCACCCGAGGAGGTTGCTTCCGGTGCTTCTGAGGACAAGGGGAAGGACTCCTCCACTGCGGTTGGTTCCAAGAGGAAGAGGGCCATGAtcacggaggaggaggtcgtTGTCTTCACTGGCATGACTGAGGCTGTTAAGGAGATGGCCGGTGCCATCAAGGCAACTATCCACACTGAGGCACACCCCGATGTGTACAATGCTGTGATAACCCTCCCCggcttcaccgaggatgtcTTACTAGCCGCTCTCGGTTGGCTCTACGACAACAAGGCGCAAAGCATTGGTTTTGTGCAAATGAGTGATGACCATTGTCGCAAGTGGATGAACCGTTGGATCACTAAGCACTACTTTAGTCCTTAGTTTGCTTCTCATCTAGCCTTTTGCCTACTCAGTTGGTGGTTGATGTAGATCCCTTCCCCTGCAGGCAGCAACTATTTTTGTAAGATGAAACTGTAGACATCTTTGTATTAATTAGCTTACCTTAGTATATGAGGTGGCACTATGGGAAAATGTGTGATGATGGTGTAGATGTTGCACACCTATCTTTTGTACATAAGCTTCATACTTTGAAGCTTCATATGATATGTCAAATATGAATTCTGAAGTCTGTGCAGAATCTGTTTATGCTTATTTCACCTCTCTTTGTCAAGTTTTGTGTTCCTGGCTTCCTTTGATCCATATATTAGTTGTCAGAGTTATAGTCTATTTGTTTAATACATAATATCTCTAGAAATAGTGAATTCTGATTTTACTGAGTGAAAATAAGGAATTTGCAAGTGTAGGCTTCTAATGCCTattccttttgttgtttatcaGATACTTAGATGAAGGGGAATGACTCTTAGCTCAATTGTTTGGTGTTTGTTTCCACTGTCTTGGGTAAAGAACACACAAAGGTCCATCCCTTATGGTATACAACAAGTCAGGGAACTTCTTGGTGTCTCATGTGCCTTTGATCAAGTTGTGCAGGTTTGCCACCCAACTTTCTTTGTTTGTTAGTAAAAAGTGGACAGGTGATTTACTTAAGATCTACTATCTGGTGAACAGCGTTCCAAACACTCGGTAGGAGTACCATATTTTTCTGTCATCATTTTTTCTTTGGTTGAATAACACTGGGTAGATCTTACCTTGTTTAGTATCAGTGTCTACCTCTTTAAGTTGTGGTGAATAGCATTTGATACTTGTGGCAAATAGCATGACATGCACTGGAAACTTGAATGGGTTCAATATTGGTGGTAATAAGGCAACTTTCCGTTCATTAAAAGTTCAAGTGCCTTTCACAGAGTCCACTTTATCTGTAAGCTTATATGTAAAGTATctgatttttttatcatattcaGAAAAGCAGCTCATGGGAAAATGGCACAACGATGAACTCAAGTTGGGAACAAAATGCAAGTGGTGGGAATGATTCTGATGATTTGGGAGGCTGGAATAATGGAGTTGTAGCAGCTGCAAAACAACCATCGGACAATTCACGAAATGCTGCTCTAGGTTCCCAAGGAACCACAAATTCAGATACAAAGCAATCAGGTTCTTGGGATGGCTGGAATGCTGCCCCTGAGGACTCATCGAGCACTGCTAAATGGAATGAGGCAATGATGAGAGGGGTTTGCCAATGCCAAGACAACACTTCGAACTAACAACTGAGGAGACAAGCATTCTTCTAGAAGTCGAG
This region includes:
- the LOC133910230 gene encoding uncharacterized protein LOC133910230; amino-acid sequence: MADHGGGGAPRTNLKWTSHMSNIMLRRLVDLIESGLRTEKGFKEVHVNTVARQVTKETGVEVSGNQVYNHLRKWRARWVKICKMRELSGALWDDTTNSIVLENEHYKGHIKDHPTDAEYLNKPLENYDQMAAIFCTGQATGRYAMGSNEPLGAPSDVIDSDEKAGPISNVISGGFSFAGGLAADVEDTNTNTPPSTWTPSNASAPEEVASGASEDKGKDSSTAVGSKRKRAMITEEEVVVFTGMTEAVKEMAGAIKATIHTEAHPDVYNAVITLPGFTEDVLLAALGWLYDNKAQSIGFVQMSDDHCRKWMNRWITKHYFSP